In the genome of Apostichopus japonicus isolate 1M-3 chromosome 15, ASM3797524v1, whole genome shotgun sequence, one region contains:
- the LOC139981621 gene encoding uncharacterized protein: MSAKGISFEATTSSDMEAADVGHAEMDEIPVCTLESATDNATGATVGKSSSERSETGDLSEVGNAGGILTSNKVDYDESEVVQTHLDVLNEKVLKDLFCDVCLPENKHEALLKPQQRGIEIRLEEYYAVFYDNEFYIGRLLEKDGEEYLFKFLHRVRSASKMYDWPIRSDSEKVLGKFVIDGPLTLVGSGPFSVQEIENVEKAYAEMKAITQAEL; the protein is encoded by the exons ATGTCTGCTAAAGGGATTTCATTTGAAGCAACTACTAGCAGTGATATGGAAGCTGCAGATGTAGGTCACGCTGAGATGGATGAGATTCCGGTCTGTACACTTGAGAGTGCAACTGATAATGCCACTGGAGCAACTGTGGGTAAATCATCATCTGAAAGATCTGAGACAGGGGACTTATCTGAAGTGGGTAATGCAGGTGGCATACTAACTTCCAACAAAGTGG ATTATGATGAATCTGAAGTTGTCCAGACACACTTGGATGTGTTGAATGAAAAGGTCTTAAAAGATCTCTTCTGTGATGTCTGCCTACCAGAGAACAAGCATGAGGCATTACTAAAACCACAGCAAAGAGGGATTGAAATTCGCCTTGAAGAGTATTATGCTGTCTTCTATGACAACGAATTCTATATTGGACGATTGCTTGAGAAAGATGGGGAGGAATATCTGTTTAAGTTTCTCCATAGAGTTCGCAGTGCATCTAAGATGTATGATTGGCCTATAAGGTCAGATTCTGAGAAGGTTTTAGGCAAATTCGTTATCGATGGACCCCTTACATTGGTGGGCAGTGGACCATTTTCTGTgcaagaaattgaaaatgtgGAGAAAGCATATGCTGAAATGAAAGCAATAACACAAGCTGAGCTGTAA